TGGACCCAAAGGATTTTCAAGGCTATGGGGAAGAAGTGTACTCTCagaggaaaaaagacagaagCCCAGTCCCAGAGCTGGACACATGCCTGAGGTGTGCTttagcctgagaaccaggggtgGTGGAGCAGAACCGTGGGCCATGGTGCCAGGGAAGGTTCTGCTCTCTCCCCAGACACCTGCACTGTACCCGGAACTACATCCACCTGAACCTGTTTGCCTCCTTCATCCTCCGAGCATTGTCCGTCTTCATCAAGGACGCAGCCCTCAAGTGGATGTACAGCACGGCCGCCCAGCAGCACCAGTGGGATGGTCTTCTCTCCTACCAGGTGTGTGGTGTGTCCAGGGAGGGCCCGAGGAGGGATGGATGGTGAAGGCCGGGCTCCCTcgccccacccaggcctggctGGTTCTCAGGGAGCTCCCCGGCTGATGGGAGAGGCAGCCCACTCCAGGGAGCCCCCAGTCTAAGAGAGAGACACTGCCCTGCCTTTAGGGAGATCTCAGTATGACTCAGGGGAGTGGTTTTCGCAAACAGACCTGGtatgaatcccagctctgccacttactagctaaaTTTTAGGCGAATCgtttaacttctctgggcttcaggttTCCCACCTCTAAGGTGatgatgtttgtttttttccacccAGGATAGTGAGGATTCAACAAGCTAAAGCAGGTCAAATTCTTGGCCCTGGCCGCAGCTGGGTGGTGTTAGCTCTCTCATCCTATATGCACCACGGCAGGCTAGCAGCTGAGGCAGGGCCAGGGGGGGAGTGGAGAGAGGCAGAAGCAGAGAGCCGTTGTCCCCTGGAGACCTTTCCTCTGCCCCCAGGACTCTCTGGGCTGCCGCCTGGTCTTCTTGCTCATGCAGTACTGCGTGGCCGCCAATTACTTCTGGCTGCTGGTGGAGGGCGTGTACCTGTACACGCTGCTGGCCCTGTCCGTCTTCTCCGAGCAGCGCGTCTTCAGGCTCTACCTGAGCATAGGCTGGGGTAAGGCCCATTGTGCTTCCTCTCTCCCAGCACCCCGACCTGTGGCATGGGGGATGGGAGACCCTAACCCCCTCCCTTGGAACTGCAGCCTTCAGGCTACCCCCAGGGGTCCAACTTGGTACTCAGAGCCCACTGCTGAGCCAAGGGGCGAGGCCACCAGGGAACCCCCTCCTGGGGACAGGCCTCACTGCCCTTGGGGCTGTCAGGTCATTGTCCAACCCCCTACCTTTGCATCACTCTCCTCCCTTAATAGAAGCAGAGGCCTTCACTCTATCTGGCCAAATACACCACACACACCATTGGCCATCATGACACTGTCCTCAAAGACCCCTGCTCCTAAGACCCTTTGGAGATAGAGCCCCACACCTGGAAATGGAGGGTCCCGGGCCCCAGGTTGGGGGTGAGGGAATCCCTGGGCATGGGGGTTAAGGACCTGTAGCTCTGTCACGTGATGATGAAGAGGGGGGCTCAGAGGAGAgcggagtggggtggggaggcagttGCCGGGAAGCCAGCTGAGGAAAGGGTGGACCCCGGATGTGCCTGGAGCCCAGCTGGAAATGTTCTAGCCAAAAAAGTTTGCCAAGAaccatgtgtcttttttttttgctggaacaCTTCTGGTTGTGCTTCTGCCTTTCGCCACAAGGGATTCTAATGAGAacaggggtgggatggggcagggactgagacccccccaccccaccccagcagccCTCGAATCCACCCTGCCACTCCGGAAACTGAGGCAACAGCGCTGCCTCTAGAGGGGCCCACAGAGGTGTCCCCTGGGGTGGAGGAGCAGGCCCTGCCTCTGGGCCTCCTGCTCACTCATTCACTCCTCTCATACCTACATTCCCCTGCCTCGGGCTGCCCCTGACCTAGGGGGACTTCCTGCCTCAGTCACCGCTATGCTCCTCCCTTGAGGCGCCCCTTCCCCTGCTGGCTCCCGCCCCTGAGCCTTTGCAAGGCTGTCCTGGGCCTGCCCGCCTGCTTGGGAAGTGGCCTCAGGTTGCCTGGCCCCTGGCTCTGTGCTCTGTCCTGCCCTCTCAGCCTCCCTGTCCCTGTCCTCACACTTCATCCCTTTTTGTTGGTGCTCCTCAGCTACTTCCTTCCATGTAGCCCTATTGTGGAAAAGTACCTTTAAAGGGGCTTTAGTCAGATCAGTGTCTCGAgggcactgaggcccagagagggcagggcctTACAGAGAGCAGACACTGGAATgagccctcctgcctcccaggctctggGCCCCGTTGCCCACCCTGCACAGTTCTCAGGCCTGCACTGTGTCTCTTTAGTCCCCGAGGGCCCGCCAAGCAAGTTCAGGCCTCTGCACAAGTAGGCAGGTGGGCCTGGGCTCTGCACACAGCTCCCCGctcccacccttcctccctcctcccccagggcccaACCCCTCCCTTCTTggccttcctcccctcccaggcctcttCATCCTCCTAGGGGCTGTCAAACCGGCTGTGGGCAGCTGGAGAGCCCTGCAGCTaactaggggtgggggtggagatagGCCCTCAAGGGGAGCTCTGGGAATGCAGTCATCTGGGTGGGGGACTCTGTCCATTCTGGGAAATAGCATCAGTGCGGTAGTGTTGTCACCATGGTGACCTGAGGGCAGGAACAATCAAAGACATGGTGTGGTGTGTACAGAGGAGCGTGGGTAGTTAGTGGAGGGTTGTGGGGGTGGGTCACCCAGTGTCCTGGAGGTCTCCGAGTGGGAAATGGGGAAGGGGGTGCCAGCCCTTTCCCATCACCTCCTGCCTCAACTCAGGGCTCAGAATCTGAGAGGGCAGAAGGGCAGGACCTGGGGGACTGCCCCCTTCGCAATCTGAACATCCTTTTCTTGAGGAATTGGGATGGGGAGatccagagagagacagaaggacagagagagagagattcacaGAGAGCCCAGGACTCTGTTGTGATGCCAGGAGGCTGAGCCCAAGTTGGGATGCTTGGGGAAAAAACCTTTCAACTTCATATGCAAACGTAAGAATTAAAATTAGAACTCTGACACATGAGGGAGTCCCCAAAAGGCACGTCAGCTTCTGCTGCAGCTCACGGGCAGCGGGTGCCCCCGTAACCCACCACAACCTCCCTTGCACAGGAAGGAGGCAAGTGATGGACGAGGGAATCATTacttcttggagccagttctgtGTATCTTATTGGAAGCTTTTTTCCTCCAGCCTGTCTTGTTGATTTTCTAAATGGGAGAAAGATGAAGCCAGCAGGGAGTGTGTAATGTTTGCATGCAGCAGAGCTGTGCCTGCATTTTTAAAGACTTTGTTAAGGAGATGCTGATGAAAGGATGAAGTTCGCCAAGTCCAGCCGATAACATGAGTGAGCTCCCCTGTCCTGGAGCGGGGCCTCAGAGAAAGGACAGCAGCTGGCTGGGGATGTCCAAGACAGAGATTTCTAGCCATGTGTGTGGCTCAGGGAATGGCATGTTCTTGCCTGGACAGCTTGCCTTCTCTCACTCTCACATtgacttattcattcattcgttccgTTCTCACTGGGCATCTTCTCTGTGGCAGGCTCTGTGCTATGTGCTGGGGCTTTTAGAGGCCACTTGTCCCTTGTCCAGTCTCATGAAAGTCTGTTACTAAAGCATCATAGATGCTGAGAGGTCAGGTTTGTGTCAATTCAGTGGCCAAGGTGAGAGAGATCTGATGAAAAATGCTGGTCAGCTGTGAGCTGCTCTGCTTCCTCCATGCCTGTCTGCACCGTCGAGCACAGTAGCTCAGGCATCCGAGCTGCTCGGTACCTGATATTGGGTGGACATCCATGTGTTGAGGATGTGGACGATGGTGACAGGAAAGGCAATGGAATGGGTTCTGCCCTGGAAATGTGCTCCTGGGGGAGACCCCCAAAGCTACACATGCATACGCGTGGACCCCACCaccacaaccacacacacattGTGTCCACACCCCTTAATTTGCACACTCTCGACCGTTCTCAGACACATGTGTCTCTAACCCTAAGAGAGGCACCAATAGAGACAGGCAGGGAAAGAGCTGGTGCAGAAAGCCATTGAGGGTGGTGCGCATGGGTTTGGGGTTGTGGTCCTGCATTCTAGTCCCACCTATGTCCTCCTGAGCTGCTGATCCATCTCCTCGTCTGTCACGTGAGGATGGACGATCCAATGCTAAGTCAGCCAACATGCACTGAGCTCTCGGGGAGAGCTGGGCGCTGAGGCTCTGAAGACGAATGAGGCTCTACCCTCAAGGAACTGGAAACCATTGCTGTTTCATATCAAACGATCCCAcacatagtggcttaaaacaacaattataTCTCGCAGTTTCTGTGGTCAGGATTCTGAGTTCAGCTGAGTGGTGTGCCTCGGGCTCAGGACCTCTGAGAGAGGGGGCAGTCCAGCTGTCGACcagggttgctgtcatctcagggCGTAATGGGTTGGAGAGGCCACTTCCAAACTCACTCTCGAGGTTGTTGACGGGAAGCTCAGGTCCAGGCTGGCTGTCGGCCAGGGGCCTCCATTCCTCGTCACTGGGGTCTCTCTGTGGGTGCTCTGAGTGCCCTCATGTCACAGCTGGTGTCCCCCCAGAGCAAGTGATCAGATTGAGAGAGCACCGAAGACAAgccttttataacctaatctccGAAGTGACACGCCATCACTTCCACTGTGCCTTAGTGGTCACACAGACCAATCTGGATAGAACGTGGACCGCACCAGGGTGTGAATAccaggggtggggatggtgggagGCCGTCCTGGAGGCTGCCAACCACACCACCAAGCCTCAGCCAAGCGGGAAGTGTTACTGTAGCCATTGTTACTGTGCAGTTAGCTGGGCAGTCAGTGTCAGGACAGGGCCCTTGTCCCTGCTCCAGGCTTCTGCCCAGCTGCGTGCAGGTGTGGGGGTTAGGGAAGTGTGCCTGAAGGGGCTTCTAGGACCTGAAGGCGTTGACTGAGAGGGGCATGTGGATCTCGGCCAGGTGGGTGGCATCAGATAGCCAGCCTCATCCGGCGTGGGGGCCAGCCCTGGCAGAGTGCCCGGCCCACAGGAGAGGGGGCTGTGAGGGCTGTCCCGTAGCCCCAGTGCGGTGGGCAGCCCTCTCTGAGGATGAGGCTGGGGACTGGGATGGGTGTTCCTGCCTCATTCTCCCAAGCACCTAGACCAGTCTAGCTCTTTACCTCTTAGAAAGGGTGGTTTGagccagggaaggagaggggctggaggcggGAGAGTCCCCAGGTAAGGAAGCCTCCAGGTGTGCGTGCAGTGTCTCTGgtctgccagcccctcccctctctccatttccctctctcctctcaggTGTCCCCCTGCTGTTTGTCATCCCCTGGGGCATTGTCAAGTACCTCTACGAGGATGAGGGGTGAGTGTCCTGCTCTAAGGGGCTGAGGGGATGTGCTGAGGGCCCCATCCTCAAACCCCATGCCGATTCCTGGGCCCCCAGGCTGTGCGGCTACCACCTGTTCAGAGAATAAACTGAGGGACTGGGAGCTTAATTTACAAATTTAGTTCTCTAATCCTCCTCCCTTGCTGGATGGTATGATGACAAGGGTGCTGGGTCTGTGGGGTACGTGGTGAGCTCCTGTGGGTTTTTCTATAGTAACTGTGAGTGAAATGCTTGTTACTTTGTGTATGATGCTGAGCACACACAACCAGTGACTGTGACTGTAGGTTCATGGAGGGGCTGTGTGCATCACTCTGAGTGTGTTTGTATATttaggactgtgtgtgtgtgagactccTGGGACTGGTTGTTGGGTAGCTCCTGGTGGCAGTGTTTGTGTGGCTCGGTGTGTATCACTCTGTGTGCCCATATGTACCTGTGTGTCCCTGTGCCTATACTGGGAACTGGGGGCTCTGAGGGGCCAACCAGGCACCTGTGTATGTCTCTCGTCCCGCTCCAGCTGCTGGACCAGGAACTCAAACATGAACTACTGGCTCATCATCCGGCTGCCCATTCTCTTCGCCATCGGGGTGAGTGACACGGTGGGGGTGGGACTTACGGTGGGCCCCGAATGGcgctgggggaagggcagggggaAAGTGGGTATCTTGAGAGGGCCCCCAGCCACCCTCCCGCATCTGCCCCACAGGTGAACTTCCTCATCTTTGTCCGGGTCATCTGCATTGTGGTGTCTAAACTGAAGGCCAATCTCATGTGCAAGACAGACACCAAGTGCAGGTGATGTAACTGAGCTGCCTTTGCTGGGCACCCCCAGTTCCTCTCTCTAGCAGAGGCAGATCCTGGGGTGCTGGTCTTGGACCCCAagccctcccctcagccccagacCTGAGCAACTCCTGGGATTCTGGGGCCTCCATGTCTACCTCCTCCTCTCTGGGCAGCCTGTGCCGGGGTacttgctgggggagggggtctgtGACCCAGATGCCAGGCCTTGGCAGGGGTTGGGagcacagaaaggagaaaagtcCGTGGGAGGGGTCCAGAATGACATCTCTACCCCACCCTCAGGCTTGCCAAGTCCACGCTGACACTTATCCCCCTGCTGGGGACCCATGAGGTCATCTTTGCCTTTGTGATGGATGAGCACGCCCGGGGGATGCTGCGCTTCGTCAAGCTGTTCACAGAGCTCTCCTTCACCTCCTTCCAGGTAATCTTGCTGCTGGGACCTCTCTCCCTTGTCCCTCTGGGACAAAGAAGTCCCAGAgttggggttggggagagacCAGCCTGTACCAGGCAGATGGGCAGCCTGAGGCCTGGGGGGAAGTTATGTGGTGGGAGAACAGCCAGAGCTAGAGTCCCAGGTGTCCCGACACCCAAGCCAGTCTTCTCTGTAAACATCTTGGACAAGAAGCCTTCCTGCACGTCACCATGGGCACCCAGCCTGGCATTGCAACTGCTGTCCACTGGGCTGCTACCGGGTGATGGGTACCCTGCCAGATGCTTTACACCCATTGTGTAGTTAATCCTCTTAGAATCCCAGGAGGTGTGCAAGGTTACCCCATTatacagagggggaaactgaggctctgagatggAAAAATGAGACTGGCCAGGTCACATTGTTTCCAAAGCCAAGACTGAATCCACTAGTGTTAGATGATGCTGAGCAGGGCGAGTGTCAGTGGAGGTGTGAAAATGTGAGAAACTGGCCCCAGCTCCTGGAGAGGCTTATGGAATGGCCACGAGCAtgtgcgcacgcgcacacacccacacatccCAGTTCTGGAGCACCGGGCTGCTGAGTGAACCAGTAGGGCTGGGCAGGGAAAATTCCCTGTGATCAGAGGTGGTGTCCTTTCTCGGGTCAGGAGAGGGTGGTTGAAGAGCTTCTGCAGTTTCTGAGCGAGGTGCCTTCTTGTTCCTctagaaaggaaaggagaaaaaacccACCACCCGCATTTCTGGGTCTGCCTGGGCTGCTCAGTCTAAGGAAGGGGATGTTGGCGTTACAGCCTGTAGGGGCTTCAGACTAGGGCCTGCCTGCAGGGTGCCTGCCTCCCGCTTCCTCCTGCTGACGTGTCTCTTGTTTCCAGGGGCTGATGGTGGCCATCCTGTACTGCTTTGTCAACAATGAGGTAAGGCCTGAGGAGGGATGTGGGGGCCCTGGTGGGCCACTACCATTGGCCATTCTGGAATTGTGCAGTGAGGATTCCCAGCAGTCTTTTCAGCTGAAACCCCAACCCACCCACTGACACACTTGAGTTGAGAAGGCATCTTATCCATGTATTGTTTCCTGTGTGTgggtctctccatctctctctctctctctcacacacacacacgtgtgcaggCATGCCCTAACCATATATGAGCTTGGGGGCCATCCTGGCAGGTAGGCTCCAGGCCATCTCAGCTTCACTCAGTGCAGAGAAAGTTCTTTTAAGGGATGGCATGTGGCCATGCCAGGCATCTTGCTGGGCTTAGCTAGATGGATGACAGCTCTGCAGGAGAAGAGGGGTGTTTGCACAGGGATGGATGGGGCATTGGCAGTGAGCCGACTACCTACAGCAGCTGGCAGTCTTGGGAGTGAGAGCCCAGGCCCCAGACACTCTGGCATGGagaggcctgggggcaggggttgggggcatCAGATAAGCTCTGGGAAGCAAGTGTGTGGTAACACCTCCTGGAAGAGCACTCCCAACACCCTAGGCTGGCTGTGCAGGTTCTAGCAGCCCATCTAGGGGACCAGAATCGCATGCCAGCTCACACAGCACTGCCACAAGCCCTCAAGTGACTGGGGCTCTGCAGTGTTACTTGGATTTGCATCTTTCTGCCCCAGCAAACTGGTCCCCAAGCATCAGCCCTCTTGAGAGGGCTTTTCCTGCTGGGGAGGGCTGAGCCCATCATAGCCGGGATTCTGGATGGCTGAACTCACTAGGGCCATACCCACTGTGGGTTGG
This genomic window from Camelus bactrianus isolate YW-2024 breed Bactrian camel chromosome 20, ASM4877302v1, whole genome shotgun sequence contains:
- the GLP1R gene encoding glucagon-like peptide 1 receptor → MAGAPWPLRLALLLLGAVGRAGPRPQGATVSLSETVQKWREYRRQCQRFLSEAPLPATGLFCNRTFDDYACWPDGPPGSFVNVSCPWYLPWASSVLQGHVYRFCTADGLWLHKDNSSRPWRDLSECEESKRGDRSSPEEHLLSLYVIYTVGYALSFSALVIASAILLGFRHLHCTRNYIHLNLFASFILRALSVFIKDAALKWMYSTAAQQHQWDGLLSYQDSLGCRLVFLLMQYCVAANYFWLLVEGVYLYTLLALSVFSEQRVFRLYLSIGWGVPLLFVIPWGIVKYLYEDEGCWTRNSNMNYWLIIRLPILFAIGVNFLIFVRVICIVVSKLKANLMCKTDTKCRLAKSTLTLIPLLGTHEVIFAFVMDEHARGMLRFVKLFTELSFTSFQGLMVAILYCFVNNEVQMEFRKSWERWRLEHLHTQRDSSMKPFKCPTSSLSCGGTVGSSVYAASCQASCS